aaatgtatattttgattagtttttgtctttgaataactatatagtaaatataaatgtgtaaatatatatattttgtatctattgtcttttatttatgttcttttacacaacataatttcataaaatttaataaatacttactcctcttcatttctgcgtctcactggtccatagtcggctctgtaaatattattgatattttgcaaAGTATACGGATTTAAGCAGTTTGGTTCAAAACCTGGATGCTCAACCATACATTTAGGAGGGTCTGGAACCTCCATCATTCGTTTTACAACCTAAACGGTAATGTAAGACAATGAGAACATACTGTACAATTAACCTATGttcatcttttaaatatgaaaaaataattatacagaaTTAACACGTTATGCATAATTTTGGTAATAGCTTATTACACTACCTTCTGTATTTCTTTGCAGCAGATGTTTTCCTCTTCAATTGGCATTTTTTCACAGTTATTACATGTacacctaataaaatatatatatatttttttaaataaaaaaggttcttgaatacacttttgttaatagacaaacacttattattgttataaattaaacatcaactattataattagtacaattaaattacagcgtatctaaaaaagtattagatatcaacaacaaaaaacataccatTCTGAAACGTCATTTAAACGCCGTTCTTGAACAGGTTCTGCTCGTTCATCTTCATTAAAATTTTCTGGGTCCGATTCGGGCTCAAATTGGTATGGTTTTATTGACGCCATTGTTTCTAATACCACCAAAGCACAGACGACTGGTAAATGTAAGGGGCGTGACGTTACCGAAAAACGTGCTCTAGGCggttagcgaatcacaacacactgggccagctaaccaatctgagcccattgcTATTTTTGTGGGACTGGCTTCATAGAACCCGGAAACCATCAGACCGTTTTACAAGGAGGgacagagcagtgtagagtaaaggtaaaatatatgaaaaataatgcgattttttaaaaaacaaagcatgaacacctgttacagtgcaccccacaaacacaatcaagccttcgaAAAACCGCGTTTTACCACCCCTTTAAATACATTCAGTAAAGAATCACTCAGTCATGACTGAAATAACATAGGGAATGGATACTTGGAATACTGAATGATGAAATGAAATTCTTGCaaagatatagaaaataaaaacttgttatgAATCGAAGGCTTAACAAGCATCAGTTAGCGACACGTTAAGTTAGCTTGCCTTGCTACGCAAGCGTAGAACGATCAGAATAATCTTTATTCCAAATCATGAATTAATGTTTGAACAAATAGGTTAACACTGATGTCACGGATTTGTATTGTGATAACGCTTACCTTGAATCTCCGCATAGCAGATGTCCAGTGAGTTACAAACAGCTGGAATATCACGAAACTCATTCAGCCAATCAGCGGCGAGATTGGCATGTCAACTTGCTGATTGGCTCTTTCCTCTCGGTAGGAATTGATTGGCTCCTTTGCCTCATCTGTTCGAAAGTTTCGGATTTGCGTTAGGACCTGTTCGGATTAATTTAGGATGTGTTCGGACTTTCGTGATGACTTTGTTAGGAAGTGTTGCGACCTTGTTCGGAAGTATTCAAATGTTGTTAGGAAGTGTTAGGAAGTGTTCAGCCGTCCGATCGCTGGAAGgtacggccacgactacgcctaatgttagaaagcaagcgcccttgtctggtggcgccctgcacaggccaagcttcagaaacaaaatcaggcagaaagatgaggtggtaaaaaattctcaaccttcccgtatactcaacggcaaagggttgccgtgacccagattcaaaccggggttgctgcggccacaacgcagagtactaaccactatacgatcacggcgtgccactggctcacctaaagacaacccctggagcccggatacaagaagcagcagcggcgtgtttttccatcgaagagggactggacatttcgcaaataagtgcgaggaccgtgaaaaatgcatggatgatttgcctcatggccttcagcaaacagcgtagtcggcaggattcgaacctgcgcggggagaccccaatggatttctagtccatcgccttaaccactcaaccacgactacgggagtagaccaatttctgcttagtttgtgtccaacactgctgcctgacctgcttgcaaccaacccagctcagtcagcaagcggagattgcaagctagccctgcaagcgggtcccactgaggagaaatcaggctgccatgtctcatcctatgtaatggggtttttcagtactggccctggggaccgacagcactgctcaattgggaagtctgtcttattctactcactccgtgagcactctttcctaaagggctgaccatcagaatcatgtgtgccgaacaagggagatgcactgatccccgggagaaggaaggaacatcgctctaatacagagtcagcagaagagatggaccgtagtgatagcaagctgagccctccaaaaagtagactgaccttcgcccaaacagggacttgaattaagcagactaccttctgccctgttgtgtgtcacattgctgcctgacctacttgcaacctaggaagccgagattgtaagctagcactggaagcgggtaaaacagcagtcccactgaggagaaatcaggctgccatgtctcatcctatgtaatggggtttttcagtgctgggcctggggaccgacagcactgcacaattcggaggtctgtcttattctactcactctgtgagcccgctttcctaacgagctgtccatcagaatcaggtgtgccaaacaagggaggtgcactgataccctggagcacgaaggaacaccgctccagtacagattcagaagaagagatggaccgtagtgatagcaaggtgactccgccaaaagcagacagacctttgcacgaacagggacttgaaaccTGGACGAATGCAttgatgctttgcctcatggccttcagcgtagtcggcaggattcgaacctgcgcggggagaacccaatggatttctagtccatcgccttaaccactcggccacgactacgggagtggaccaatttctgctctgtttgtgtccaacactgctgcctgacctacttgcaaccaacccagctcagtcagcaagcggagattgcaagctagccctgcaagcgggtaaaacagtggtcccactgaggagaaatcaggctgccatgtctcatcctatgtaatggggtttttcagtactggccctggggactgacagcactgcacaattgggaagtctgtcttattctactcactctgtgagcactctttcctaaagggctgaccatcagaatcaggtttgccgaacaagggagatgcactgatccccgggagcaggaaggaacatcgctctagtacagagtcagcagaagagatggaccgtagtgatagcaagctgaggcctacaaaaagaagactgaccttcgcccaaacagggacttgaattaagcagaccccCTTCtgtcatgttgtgtgtaacactgctgcctgacctacttgcaacctagcaagccgagattgtaagctagccctggaagcggctaaaacagcagtcccactgaggagaaatcaggctgccaagtctcatcctatgtaatggggtttttcagtactggccctggggaccgacagcactgcacaaatgggaggtctgtcttattctactcactccgtgagcactctttcctaaagggctgaccatcagaatcatgtgtgccgaacaaggaagatgcactgaccccctggagaaggaaggaacatcgctctaatacagagtcagcagaagagatggacccatagtgatagcaagctgaggcctccaaaaagtagactgaccttcgcccaaacagggatttgaattaagcagaccacgttctgccctgttgtgtgtcacattgctgcctgacctacttgcaacctagcaagccgagattgtaagctagccctggaagcgggtaaaacagcagtcccactgaggagaaacacAGGCTGcaatgtctcatcctatgtaatggggtttttcagcgctgggcctggggaccgacagcactgcacaattcggaggtctgtcttattctactcactctgtgagcccgctttcctaacgagctgaccatcagaatcaggtgtgccaaacaagggaggtgcactgataccctggagcaggaaggaacaccgctccagtacagattcagaagaagagatggaccgtagtgatagcaaggtgactctgccaaaagcagacagaccttcgcccaaacagggacttgaattaagcagaccaccttctgccatgttgtgtgtaacactgctgcctgacctacttgcaacctagcaagccgagattgtaagctagcccttgaagtggctaaaagagcagtcccactgaggagaaatcaggctgccatgtctcatcctatgtaatggggtttttcagtactggccctggggaccgacagcactgcacaaatgggaggtctgtcttattctactcactccgtgagcactctttcctaaagggctcaccatcagaatcatgtgtgccgaacaaggaagatgcactgacctcctggagaaggaaggaacatcgctctaagataattcaggctgccatgtctcatcctatgtattGGGGTTTTCAGtactgggcctggggaccgacagcactgcacaattcggaggtctgtcttattcaactcactctgtgagcgcgctttcctaacgagctgaccatcagaatcaggtgtgccaaacaagggaggtgcactgataccctggagcaggaaggaacaccgctccggtacagattcagaagaagagatggaccgtagtgatagcaaggtgactccgccaaaagcagacagaccttcacccaaacagggacttgaaccctggaccctcagattaaaagtctgatgctctaccgactgagctatccgggctcttgtggagtactggcttctcaccttttataaagcagcagttttacaacaagctgcccagaagagacgcaggtgtcacgaggatgaaagctagaagcagttatggcacagagagcgaaggacaatagaaggcacaattaccttcacagaaagctaaagcaatactgcaaatccctcccctagtcggcagagttcgaacctgcgcggggagaccccaatggatttcaagtccatcgccttaacctctcggccacgactacgcctaatgttaaaaagcaagcgcccttgtctggtggcgccctgcacaggccaagcttcagaaacaaaatcacgaagaaagatgaggtggtaaaaaattttca
The genomic region above belongs to Carassius carassius chromosome 18, fCarCar2.1, whole genome shotgun sequence and contains:
- the LOC132092798 gene encoding P2X purinoceptor 7-like, with translation MPIEEENICCKEIQKVVKRMMEVPDPPKCMVEHPGFEPNCLNPYTLQNINNIYRADYGPVRRRNEEERFRYLAYRSFVSWCWGYLGRSVRVVIPSCVVNRIRLQFPDPAGQYVGFRPPLD